In Campylobacter mucosalis, a single window of DNA contains:
- a CDS encoding leucyl aminopeptidase translates to MNFKIENKPIDKIKADVSLVFVVNKNLKHKFIKDDKAFKFLGFDGSGTCFIQESKTLYVGISKLDFEALRVGCAKAYEVVKNYEVKSLKMAIYFAGCAKMSLQAAVEGFILGSYEFDKYKEKKKSQKLESVIFSTDEFNGQSVDLEKANIGIKNGQIIANATNFTKDIVNETPEIYTPAKMANEATELAKSLKNVTCKVYDEKFLEKENMNAFLAVNRASVHKPRLIHLIYKPKNAKKRIIFVGKGLTYDSGGLSLKPADYMVTMKADKSGAAAALGIIKGVSELEMPFEIHAILGATENMIGGNAYKPDDVLISRSGVTIEVRNTDAEGRLVLADCLSYAQDFKPDILIDMATLTGACVVGVGEYTSGLMGSNEDLKEDFRKKIAQSGELTTILHFNDHLKELIKSQIADVSNVSSSRYGGAITAGLFLDKFIKDEYKDKWMHQDIAGPAYVQKAWGYNQYGASGAGVRMNLYYLNELARDLK, encoded by the coding sequence GTGAATTTTAAAATAGAAAACAAACCTATTGATAAAATCAAGGCTGATGTTAGCCTTGTTTTTGTGGTAAATAAAAACCTAAAACATAAATTTATAAAGGACGATAAAGCCTTTAAATTTCTAGGTTTTGATGGTTCTGGGACGTGCTTTATTCAAGAGAGTAAGACGCTTTATGTGGGAATTTCTAAACTTGATTTTGAAGCATTAAGAGTTGGTTGTGCCAAGGCTTACGAAGTGGTTAAAAACTACGAAGTTAAGAGTTTAAAAATGGCGATTTACTTTGCTGGGTGTGCTAAAATGAGCCTTCAAGCCGCTGTTGAGGGCTTTATTTTAGGCTCTTATGAGTTTGATAAATACAAGGAGAAAAAGAAAAGTCAAAAGCTAGAAAGTGTGATATTTTCAACCGATGAATTTAATGGACAGAGCGTGGATTTAGAAAAAGCTAATATCGGCATAAAAAATGGGCAAATCATCGCAAACGCTACAAATTTCACAAAAGATATCGTAAATGAGACGCCTGAAATTTACACTCCAGCTAAAATGGCAAATGAGGCGACAGAGCTTGCAAAAAGCCTAAAAAACGTAACTTGCAAGGTTTATGATGAGAAATTTTTAGAAAAAGAAAATATGAACGCATTTTTAGCGGTAAATCGTGCAAGTGTGCATAAACCGCGATTAATTCATCTCATTTACAAGCCAAAAAATGCCAAAAAACGCATTATTTTTGTCGGCAAGGGGCTAACTTACGATAGTGGCGGACTTAGCCTAAAACCAGCTGATTATATGGTAACGATGAAAGCTGATAAAAGCGGAGCTGCTGCTGCACTTGGCATTATAAAGGGCGTTAGCGAACTTGAAATGCCGTTTGAAATTCACGCAATTTTGGGTGCTACTGAAAATATGATAGGTGGTAACGCATATAAGCCTGATGACGTGCTAATCTCACGAAGCGGTGTAACGATAGAGGTTAGAAACACGGACGCCGAAGGGCGTTTGGTCTTGGCTGACTGCCTAAGCTATGCACAGGATTTTAAGCCAGATATTTTAATAGATATGGCGACCCTAACTGGTGCTTGTGTGGTGGGCGTTGGCGAATATACGAGCGGTTTAATGGGTAGTAACGAGGATTTAAAAGAGGATTTTCGTAAAAAAATAGCACAAAGTGGCGAACTAACGACAATCTTGCATTTTAACGACCATTTAAAAGAACTGATAAAAAGCCAAATAGCTGACGTTAGCAACGTATCTAGCTCACGCTATGGTGGTGCGATAACGGCTGGACTTTTTCTTGATAAATTTATAAAAGATGAGTATAAAGATAAGTGGATGCACCAAGATATCGCGGGTCCTGCTTACGTGCAAAAGGCGTGGGGGTATAATCAATATGGCGCAAGTGGGGCGGGAGTTAGGATGAATTTATACTACTTAAACGAACTTGCTAGGGATTTAAAATAG